The following are encoded together in the Chloroflexota bacterium genome:
- a CDS encoding helix-turn-helix transcriptional regulator, producing MLALRLGSALREARIAASLSQTELAARTGTSQPTISALELGRGAASSLDRWASVFGSLGLQL from the coding sequence ATGCTCGCACTTCGGCTCGGCAGCGCCCTCCGTGAAGCCCGGATCGCGGCGAGCCTGAGCCAGACGGAGCTCGCAGCCCGAACCGGCACCTCGCAGCCGACGATCAGTGCCCTCGAGCTCGGGCGCGGCGCCGCGTCGTCGCTCGATCGGTGGGCGTCCGTATTCGGGAGTCTCGGCCTCCAGCTCG